The following nucleotide sequence is from Pseudarthrobacter psychrotolerans.
TTCGGAATTGTGGCCATGCTGCTTTCGGTCAGCCCAAACTATATGAACCCGATGTTCAGCCATCCCCTGGGCTGGGCCATGATCGGCGGCTCGTTTGTCCTCATGACCATCGGCTCGCTGTGGATGCGCAAAATCATCGATCTGAAGTTCTGAGGACAGGATGAATCCCCTGATTCTCCTCTCCGTGTTTCTGGTCTGTGTTCCCGTGGCCGGATTGGCCTGGTCTCTTTTGACCGCTGATCACAAGGGCCAGGTGGCTACCGCCGAGCTGTTGAGCCGCGGCGCGGCCCTTTCCGGAGTTGTGGCTCCGCCCAGGACCAGCCTGCTCGAATCCATCGGCCGCCGTCTGACCCCGCCTGCCTACGTCGCGTTCCTGGACAAACTGCTTTCGCTCGCCGGCCGGCCGGCCTCCATGCCCCTGGGAAAAGTCCTGGGCTCGAAACTGGCCATCGGCCTGGCGGGTGCGTCCCTCGGAATCTACCTGGCCGCCGTCGGAAGTACGCCCATGATGAAGCTCGCAGGCATCTTCCTGCTGTTCCTCGGCTATTTCATCCCGGACCTGATGCTGTACAGCAAAGGCCTGGAGCGCCAGAAGGCCATGCAGCTGGAACTGGCCAACACCCTGGACCAGATGCTGATCTCGGTAGAGGCGGGCCTGGGCTTCGAAGGGGCGATGGCCCGGGCCGGCGAAAACGGCAAGGGGCCTCTGGCCGACGAGCTGGTCCGCACGCTGCAGGACATGCAGGTGGGCCGCAGCCGGCGGGAGTCATACCAGGCGCTGGCCGAACGGACCAGCATCCAGGAGCTGCGAAGCTTTGTCCAGGCCGTGGTCCAGGCAGACGCCTACGGCATCGCCATCAGCCGGGTGCTGCGGATCCAGGCCAAGGTCATGCGCGTAAAACGCCGCCAGCGCGCCGAGGAAAAGGCCATGAAACTCCCCGTGATGATCCTCTTTCCCCTGCTGTTCTTTATCTTTCCCGTGCTCTTCATTGCCATTCTGGGCCAGCGGTTATCAACACGGTTGTCACGTTCAGTGGCCAATAGCCGCTTGATTCGCGAAGTCAAGGATGACTCAAGGTTTCCACAGGATCTCCTGAAAATGGGCTCCCCCGTTACTACAGGAAGTAGCCTTGAAGCATGGACAGTCCACCACCCACCTCCAGCAGCGGGGGTGTCCCTGCCAAGCCGTCGGCCGCGGGGGCTGCTGCGGGCGTGGGCTCTGGCCAGCGGAAGACGGGCGAAATGACCGTGCGCTGGGTCGAACCGGACATCCTGGCGGAACTGGAAGCCGAACTGGACGGCCCGGAACTTGCCCTTGGATTCGCGCGTGATTACGCGTCTTTGTGGGACCAGCGCTTCAGCCGGCTGGCCGCGGCGGTCCACACTGAGGACCGGCCTGTAGCCTTGGACGCCGTCATCAGCCTGCGGATCGCTTCAGCCATGGTGGGCGGGATCCGGTTGTCCGTCCTGGCCCAGGCGCTGGAGGATGCCATCCGCGGCAGCGACTTCGTCCAAGGCCAGGCACTGCTGGCAATAGTGGCCGAGCACGGTCTGCATACAGTCTCAGAGC
It contains:
- a CDS encoding Hpt domain-containing protein, whose translation is MTVRWVEPDILAELEAELDGPELALGFARDYASLWDQRFSRLAAAVHTEDRPVALDAVISLRIASAMVGGIRLSVLAQALEDAIRGSDFVQGQALLAIVAEHGLHTVSELQANYILKND